CAATGCTTCCTCAAATACTTATTGAATTGCtttatcttatatttacatttaaataataaaaatacttaaGGTTTAATTGCTTATGTACTCGTAAATATGGCAGCATGATCCCTTAAAACGGAAAATATCGCTATTTAACTGTAGTTGCAAGTATTCGACAAAACAGATGGAGAGGAGATAAATCGCCACTGTTGAATTACGTAGAGACTTGTAGCGTTATTGTCCCTTGACTACAACAAAGTTCAATTAAATTAGAACGAAGGAAGTAGATATAAATAGAAGGAAGTAAAAATCGGACAGGAAATGTGTACCCTTGAAATCAATTTGATAAGTTTTCTATCATCAATAAAAGTTTAGATTTCATTTCAATAGGATATTTGTAATATTGTGGAAAACTAAGGAACAAATTACATCAGTTAAATAAACAAAGATATCTCAAGGTTTGAAATCTAAATATGGCAGTTTCGGGTCGAAAGGTTTCTGATTTTCAAGGTTCCATATCTAAAGGTTCTGCAGAGGACTTTGATCATAGATGTGAACCATGTTTGGCGATTGGTCAGCAAATAGAAGCTCAtggattttgtgtggactgtcAAGGACACTTATGTAAGAACTGCTTTGCTTACCATCAAAGGATAAAGGCGACCAAACATCATCACCtggtaaacaaaaataatatggcTAAACATGCTGTTAGCAAGGAGTCCGACGAATGCACTGAGAAGTGTCAAGTGCACAAAAAGGAAGTGATTAAATTTTTCTGTCTAAAACATGAAGCTCTCGGCTGCAACGATTGTATCGTCCTTAATCACAGAGCATGTGACATTGACTATATACCTGAGAAATGTGCTGGTATTGGGGACAGTGCAGAGTTCAGAGAGGTACTGAGTGAGCTGGACCAGAAGATGAATGAAGTCGAGGATGTTATAAAGTTGGCCTCGTGTAGAGAAAAAGAATTAGATTGCTGCCATGATAAGCTACTCAAAGAAATTACAATGTTTCGCAAAGAGATAAATGATCGCTTAGACCAACTACAAAAGCAAATCCAGACAGATGCTGACAAAAAGAAAtccacagataaacaaacagtaaagAAGGTGcttgaaacatttacaaacatttcTTCAGATATCAAACAACTAAAGTCAAGACTACAAGATTACAAAGCCTCACAGCAGAATGGACAACTTTACATTACAATGAAACAAGCTAAATCAAAACTGAAATCAGACGAAATAAAAGAGACAGACAAAAGTTTAGAAACGACAAACATGCAATACACATTTGAGCAAAATCAAGACCTGACAAACATGCTTTCAAGACAACATGCACTTGGAAAGCTCGCACTCTCTTCTTCTCTTGTATCAACAAAAAGGAGGAAACCAATTGAACAAATAAcacaaaaagaatatataaacataaagACAAAGTCAGATCAGGAGGAATGCTTTATCACAGGATGTGTTGTCCTGTCCTCTAATAAACTTGTGGCGGCTGACTATGACAATTACAAACTGAAAGTTGTtgacataaaaaataaagctGTAATAGAAGAGACAACACTTTCTTCAAATCCATGGGACATTGCAGTAATGCCTCAGGACCATATTGCTGTGACAATGCCAGAGAAGAAAGCAATCCTTATAATGACAACAGCTGGTAAACTGTCAATTACCCGCAAGTTTCCAGTTAAAGGAGAATGTAGTGGTATAGCTTATCATCAAGGTCATCTCTATACAGTGTGCATTGATCCGAAGTGTGTATTTATTACAGATACACAAGGTAACGTCCAGAACACAATTAAACTGGATAATAAGAGAACTGCCGATCCATACTACTTATTGCTAAGTAAGGATCTGAGACATATCTTCATCAGTGACGCTGGTAGCGACAGTTTCTTCAGTATAACATTACAAGGTGATATATCTGctgaatacaaaaacaaaaactttcaagGCCCACGGGGAATGATGATGCTAAACGATGGATCCTTGCTGGTGTGTTGCTGTAGGAAAAATGGCAGCATGCATCGTATCTCGAGTGATTTGAAGCAATGTTACACAATGATAGATGATCTGTTGTACCCGTCCTCTATATGCTATAATCTTGATCATCAGGAGGTCTATGTCGGATGTATTAGTGATCAGATGATTGTGTTGAGTGCAAAATAACGTGTTTTATGACACGGCAAACATTTCCAATCATGCAAAGTACACTTTTGTGTTATGATTTTCACTTGTTactgaaattcattttatcatttatctCTGTAGATAAAATATGTAAGTAGATGTTGTCATAAATTTAAACTTTTCATCTCTATCAGTCAGTGTGAACAGAAAACTGAAAAGTGACATTGTGAACAGCTTTAACCTGACTCAGATAGTATCATCTGATTCTACACGTTTTAGTACAACCcaaattaatattttgtaaagtaataatattaataatcttATGAGGTTTTTACAATGGCTACTTTTTGTCGATCCAGTGAAACCataataaatataattcaaataagTAGAAAAATTTGATGACTGTCATTATCAAATATGAATATTCTCATTCCAAATTCTCCACTATCTTCAAATTATATGAACTTTGCTATCTGTGTCAATTTTACAGTTGTTTTGAACATACATGAAAATATCTCTTAGTTAGCAGTAAACTATATCAATGTTGTTTCTCAAAGTAACTTCGGACCTCGGGTCAATAGTTTTAACTATTAACCGGCAAACCATcaagttatgtttattttgatgaaacCAGAAATAGATTTCACCTAGatgtttttcaaacatttaactACTTCAGCTCATTAAAACATAGTGTTGAATATAAGACTGGTTATAGAGCACAAACAAAGAATCGGCTATTTATAGAAGGAGTCATGTAATCGTTTTTACATTGTAATAAACACAAATGTTATTAGTATTCCGCTTTTTGAAAACTGTAGAAGTCTATCAATATTATTCTTAAAGTCTTTATTATCATACTAAGTTTTGACCACTTTACAAAGTCACCAGCTGTTGATGTCATGTCAACAACGGACGATGACTCGTCACCTGCCGATGATGACCTCTTATCAGCATAAAATGACTTACCGCAATTTGACAATGCAACATATAACAAGTACACGGTGGCATGTCACCAGCAAACGATGGCCCATCGCCAGCAGACGATAGCCTGTCACCAGCAAACGATGGCCTGTCACCAGCAGACGATGGCCTGTCACCAGCAAACGAAGGCCTGTCACCAGCAGACGATGGCCTGTCACCAGCAAACGATGGCCTGTCACCAGCAGACGATGGCCTATCACCAGCAAACGATGGCCTGTCACCAGCAGACGATGGCCTAGGCCAGTAGACGATGGCATATCACCAGTAGACAATTAGTAtttgatatgtaaaaaaatacacaaaaaaacaactactttaaacaaattaatgaaacaaaatcattatTCATTGATATCTGTCACACTATCATGATTacagttatttttattgttttagtaAAAATACTTCTATCTACTTTTTGCATGTGGTCTATGTTGATTATTTACATTGCAATTGATAAATgaattatatttacattgattAAAGGTTTActgatctgatacaaatattgtacattatttcataccataattataattttcaacattaaaatttgtatatatcaaACTCTGTTATGATTGTAATTGATTTGATAGTTGGTACATGAGTACCATTTACAGGTTTGAGATGTGAATCAATTCGTATCCCTTGATCTACTCACTACAAAAAAAGTCCCGCCGTGTGAACGAAGGTGTGTACACCGCGTACGGATAATCTCTCTTTTACACCAGCACTACCAAAAAGGCAGTGTGAAGATTATTTTAGTGATAATGGATTCTGACTGACAGGCACCCAGTCAGAATAACACTGTTTATTATTCCCCATCATGCTTAACCTCCCTTAGATCTAATTTTTATTACATCTTATGAAGAAAAAACCCTCTTTTTTTCACTTCTATAAAATGACCACATGTGCGTCCGTGCGTATGGACAGCTACGCGCCTGTCTGTCATCAGCAGGGAATGAACTATCACAAGCGGATGATGACATGACACCAGCAGTCGATGACTTGTCACCAGCAGTTGATGACCTGTCACCAGCAGACGATGACCTGTCATTAGTCGATGATGACCTCTCGCCAGCTGATGATGACATACCACAAGTTGATATTGATATATACAACAAGCAGACGATGGCCTATCGCCAGCAAACGATGACATATAGCCAGCAGACGACGACATACACAGACAGACGATGATCTTCCACCAGCAGAGGATGACAGATCAATAGCAGACGATAACTTATTACCAGCAGGCGACAATATATCACCAGCAGACGATGGTATATAACCAGCAGAATACAGCATATCACCACCAGATGACTGCATATCACCAGCAAACGATGACATAACAACAGCAGACGATAATATATCACCAGAAGATGATAGcacatcaccagcagatgataACCAAGAGCCAGAAGATGACGGCATAATACCAGCAGACGATGAAATATCAACAGCAGACGATGACTCATCAACAACAGACGATGGAACATCAGCAGCAGACGACGGTATATCACCAGAGAAGATCATCTACCAACAGCAGACGAGGACTTATCACCAGTAAACGTTGGTACATCACTAGACGACGATGATACCAGCAAAAGTTGACCTATCAAGAGCAGATAAATTAAATTACCAGCAGACGACTGCTTACCACCAGCAGGCTATAACGTATCTGCAGCAGACGGTCACCTATAAACAGAAACGATGACATATCACCAGCAGACGATGGCATAACACCAGTAGACGATGGCATATCACCAGCTGAAAGTAACCAAATGCCAGAAGACGACGGCATTTCATCAGCAAATGGTGTCATTTCAGCAGCTGATGATGACGTATCGCCAGCTGAAGATGGCATATCACCAACAGATGATGGTCTATCACCAGGGACGACGGAACATAAACAGCAGACGATGAACTATCACCAGCAAACAATAATGTATCACAAGCAGATAACGCATCACAAGCAGACGATGACGTATCACCAGCAGACTATGTCTGTAGACTATGACTCTGGACCTGGTCCAGCAGACGATGGCATATAACCATCAGACGTCTGCAAATTACCAGCAGACGTTGACCTTTAACTAGCAGACGATGACATATCACCAGCATACTACATTTCTGTTCTTCCCTTTCAACAGTTCTTCTGCATTGTCTAAAATTTCCTGTTCGTGGGGTTGGTGGATATTTTTGCTTTTCTAAATGGCACTGGAGGTAACAAACCATCCTAGAATTAAATGCACTGTAAGTACTAAATTTAAGCTTAGTTAAATATGGAGGG
This genomic stretch from Mercenaria mercenaria strain notata unplaced genomic scaffold, MADL_Memer_1 contig_3825, whole genome shotgun sequence harbors:
- the LOC128553439 gene encoding germ cell nuclear acidic protein-like, whose translation is MSPANDGPSPADDSLSPANDGLSPADDGLSPANEGLSPADDGLSPANDGLSPADDGLSPANDANDDITTADDNISPEDDSTSPADDNQEPEDDGIIPADDEISTADDDSSTTDDGTSAADDGISPEKIIYQQQTRTYHHRRSPINRNDDISPADDGITPVDDGISPAESNQMPEDDGISSANGVISAADDDVSPAEDGISPTDDGLSPGTTEHKQQTMNYHQQTIMYHKQITHHKQTMTYHQQTMSVDYDSGPGPADDGI
- the LOC128553438 gene encoding uncharacterized protein LOC128553438 — encoded protein: MAVSGRKVSDFQGSISKGSAEDFDHRCEPCLAIGQQIEAHGFCVDCQGHLCKNCFAYHQRIKATKHHHLVNKNNMAKHAVSKESDECTEKCQVHKKEVIKFFCLKHEALGCNDCIVLNHRACDIDYIPEKCAGIGDSAEFREVLSELDQKMNEVEDVIKLASCREKELDCCHDKLLKEITMFRKEINDRLDQLQKQIQTDADKKKSTDKQTVKKVLETFTNISSDIKQLKSRLQDYKASQQNGQLYITMKQAKSKLKSDEIKETDKSLETTNMQYTFEQNQDLTNMLSRQHALGKLALSSSLVSTKRRKPIEQITQKEYINIKTKSDQEECFITGCVVLSSNKLVAADYDNYKLKVVDIKNKAVIEETTLSSNPWDIAVMPQDHIAVTMPEKKAILIMTTAGKLSITRKFPVKGECSGIAYHQGHLYTVCIDPKCVFITDTQGNVQNTIKLDNKRTADPYYLLLSKDLRHIFISDAGSDSFFSITLQGDISAEYKNKNFQGPRGMMMLNDGSLLVCCCRKNGSMHRISSDLKQCYTMIDDLLYPSSICYNLDHQEVYVGCISDQMIVLSAK